One genomic window of Vibrio parahaemolyticus includes the following:
- the smrA gene encoding DNA endonuclease SmrA: protein MSHDDDFELFQQMMGDVKPINQDTAEHKKVHQVTDAHIAKREAAIWLTEDDPEYLSLDHAEMLKPDDFVEFKRDGVQDGVFRKLRLGKYPIQARLDLHRKTLKEARDEVVKFLKQCISMDIRTVVIVHGRGERSNPPALMKSFVSSWLQQIKEVQCVHSAQRFHGGSGAVYVLLRKSADKKLENRERHQKRLG from the coding sequence ATGTCTCACGATGACGATTTTGAACTGTTTCAACAGATGATGGGCGATGTTAAGCCAATCAACCAAGACACTGCTGAACACAAAAAAGTCCACCAAGTGACTGATGCACATATTGCCAAACGCGAAGCAGCGATTTGGCTCACCGAAGATGACCCAGAATACCTTTCTCTCGATCATGCAGAAATGCTCAAACCCGATGACTTCGTCGAGTTCAAACGAGATGGTGTTCAAGATGGTGTATTTCGCAAACTTCGCCTTGGCAAGTACCCTATCCAAGCCCGTTTAGACTTGCATCGTAAAACGCTGAAAGAAGCGCGTGATGAAGTAGTGAAGTTCTTAAAGCAATGTATCTCCATGGATATTCGTACTGTTGTGATTGTGCACGGCCGTGGAGAACGTTCGAATCCACCAGCATTAATGAAAAGCTTCGTCAGCAGTTGGTTACAACAAATAAAAGAAGTGCAATGCGTGCACAGTGCACAACGCTTTCACGGTGGCAGTGGTGCTGTTTATGTATTGCTAAGAAAAAGCGCAGACAAGAAACTAGAAAACCGCGAACGTCATCAAAAACGGTTAGGTTAA
- a CDS encoding DUF3149 domain-containing protein, with protein sequence MDFWLDLLFGNAVGLSSMIVIFGAFGLMLFYGGFFIYKIMNDKSPH encoded by the coding sequence ATGGACTTTTGGCTTGATCTCCTATTTGGTAATGCAGTGGGTCTATCGTCAATGATAGTAATCTTTGGGGCATTTGGTCTGATGCTGTTTTACGGCGGTTTCTTCATCTATAAGATCATGAACGACAAATCTCCTCACTAG
- a CDS encoding TraB/GumN family protein gives MFRLMTLMSSLIVIFTSFSSYAEPQHWRAKKGDTEYMIIGSVHVGDKSMYPLPKNITKFLEQSSGLIIEADVRSSEGVVYPVSSILSKDVLDKTQRQLLVNIAKDLGMAEAQLLNAPPWTAALTIQLALVNKLGYVSDKGVDMHLIGLAEKKHLPVLSLESVQFQIDLIAGQPNGGQEMLQSSIDEYEGGDKLVQCLIESWKSGDGSMLEEASLTDKATADFNEAFLYSRNRDWAKKLDTGSVLPKKSGRYTVVVGSLHLVGKDNLIDLLAQRGFEITPLGKTRKAKCNI, from the coding sequence ATGTTTCGCCTAATGACACTGATGTCATCTCTTATTGTTATCTTTACCTCCTTTTCGTCCTACGCTGAGCCTCAACACTGGCGAGCTAAAAAAGGCGACACGGAATACATGATTATCGGCTCCGTACATGTCGGTGATAAAAGCATGTATCCACTTCCGAAAAACATCACTAAGTTTTTGGAACAAAGCTCGGGCTTAATTATTGAGGCCGATGTAAGAAGCTCTGAAGGTGTGGTGTACCCAGTGAGTTCGATTCTCTCTAAAGACGTACTCGACAAAACTCAACGCCAACTGTTAGTGAACATCGCCAAAGATCTAGGCATGGCAGAAGCGCAACTTCTCAATGCGCCACCTTGGACCGCAGCTCTGACCATCCAACTCGCGCTAGTCAATAAGCTTGGCTACGTATCGGACAAAGGTGTAGACATGCATCTAATTGGTTTAGCTGAGAAAAAGCACCTGCCAGTCCTCTCGTTAGAATCGGTGCAGTTTCAAATCGATCTTATTGCTGGTCAGCCAAATGGTGGGCAAGAAATGCTGCAGTCCTCGATAGACGAATACGAAGGTGGTGACAAGCTGGTACAGTGTTTGATAGAAAGCTGGAAAAGTGGTGATGGCAGTATGCTGGAAGAGGCATCTTTAACAGACAAAGCGACGGCAGATTTTAACGAAGCGTTCTTATATTCTCGTAACCGTGATTGGGCGAAAAAACTCGATACTGGCAGTGTGCTGCCTAAAAAGTCAGGTCGCTACACCGTTGTGGTTGGAAGTCTGCATCTGGTGGGGAAAGACAACCTTATCGATTTGCTCGCACAACGGGGATTTGAAATTACCCCGCTTGGTAAAACACGCAAAGCAAAGTGCAATATTTAA